The proteins below come from a single uncultured Fibrobacter sp. genomic window:
- a CDS encoding glycogen-binding domain-containing protein, which translates to MSKGTKTVVAKAAAKKVAAKAAPKAAAEKKAPAKKAACKTAAKPAAEKKVAAVKPAAKKAAPKAAAEKKAPAKKTAAKAPKKVTVVFEANCPLATTVSVAGSFNNWAVDKDMLKKDKKTGLWTGKITLDAGDYEYKFVCDGQYWDEGDNKVKHV; encoded by the coding sequence ATGTCTAAAGGAACTAAAACTGTAGTCGCCAAGGCCGCTGCCAAGAAGGTTGCCGCTAAGGCTGCTCCGAAGGCTGCCGCCGAAAAGAAGGCTCCGGCCAAGAAGGCCGCCTGCAAGACCGCTGCAAAGCCGGCCGCTGAAAAGAAAGTTGCTGCCGTAAAGCCGGCTGCTAAGAAGGCCGCCCCGAAGGCCGCCGCCGAAAAGAAGGCCCCGGCCAAGAAGACCGCTGCTAAGGCTCCCAAGAAGGTGACGGTTGTGTTCGAAGCCAACTGCCCGCTCGCAACGACCGTGTCCGTTGCAGGTTCCTTCAACAACTGGGCTGTCGACAAGGACATGCTCAAGAAGGACAAGAAGACTGGTCTCTGGACTGGCAAGATCACCCTCGATGCTGGCGATTACGAATACAAGTTCGTTTGCGATGGCCAGTACTGGGACGAAGGCGACAACAAGGTCAAGCACGTCTAA